The window ttcatctgtgtcaatattgaaaaaaaggtcaaggtatgaagcagtccttctagtatcagtagtatccttaatttcaaattCACTGGGAAATATGAGATGCAAGtgttggctgaaatatgggttattcagtgaAAGGACATCATCAATTTATCTGaaagtaaaatttaagaatttcgaaaagtgctttttctttttgttttttagaaggttctgaatgcattctgcttcatacgagtacaaaaacaaattggccagtaggggtgcacaattagtacccattggaataccgaatGTCTGTTGACATATTAACCCTCAAAATagattgtcgatcaaaaagtgcAGCATTtggataatatcatcttcagtatattttctggtagtttcagtgtggttcttcacaaagTAAGAATTATTATATCCCAAGACAAGAGATTTGTATCACGATTcgcatttttatagaaaaaactCTGTTTGATGAGATGGTGAAGTTATGAGGAATAAAAGTGTAAAGCGTAGAATTATCAAAGTTCTTAATGTTGCTTCACAATTGCAGAGATTGTGATCTAAGATTAATCAGTAGATCTttagaatttttgagaatccacatctggttaaccatgttaacaccaCTGGTATATATATTTCATCACGATATTTTTTAAAGGCCACCTTTCACTCTAGAAAGAATaatagtcagtactttagaaagatgtttgtCGAACACTTTGCTgatccagctatgtatcgttctttctATGGAGTTTTGTGATGTtttggtatccagtataatgacggtaaattttcttcgttttctttgatacCAACAGAAAGAAGAACAgatttgtgattttgtaaaattcatcCGTTGACAATGATGCATTATTTGATTGACAGAATCGATCTAGAATTTCTAATTCGTATACAGGTTAAAACGATTATAAACATGTTATGATAACCTAttatataaaatcaaacagacctagaaaaaaatcattgaacGAGTAGAAATCtgtttatatctatgtttatgtttttattgGATTAAAGAACCGTCAGCAGTGTTCGGAGGTCACCTCGCTGATTTTGAATTAGATGGCGTTTAGactaattgtttattttatactttttaaatcaAGGAAATGCGTTATAGTGTGTTATAATTCTAATATAAgcatttgagtcaaatcggtgatcatgaatttgacagctaatgcccctttaagaGTTATTACTGTTCCATTAGCATATTCCGTAATTGTTCTAGCTTTTAACGGTCGTAATGGATTATGCATGTTAGGATACTGTTTAACATCTGTTAAAGAACATAAACACGGCAATAGCATGAACAAATACGTAAGAAAAGGGATGATTATATAAATGTAGTATATTTTGAATTGACGAATATGAACTTTTAAAAGTCAACTATTACAACGTCTTTATGGGTAATTCAGTAGGAAAAGATCACAACCAACGTACAGCGAAAGCGATGACGACCCTCTACTAAATCCGTAAGTATGTTGCAATGGTAGTTTAAATTTATGTCGATTAATGATAGCCACTTGATAAAAAATCCGATTTGATTGGTGTACCATAATAAGTAAACaaaaagatgcggtatgattgccaatgagacaacacaccatcaaagacaaaatgacatataAATAAGCAAAAAGATTAAGTGTTTTTTTCGAGAAAGTTGAAACGAGTAAAAGGGTCCGCTTTTACCTTCTTGTACtcctttgtttaaaaaaaaatgtaatatagtATCGAATTGGTTTCTCTGTCCCAGGTGTGATAAAAACAATTCTTACATCACTCTAAATATGCTGAAACGCACACACCGTTAACGCCATGgcataaaaacgaaaaacgaccgACAGACAAACAACCgtctacaaaaaacaaaaaaacaacaataaacactGAGAAATACGAACCCCACAAAAATCGGGGATGATCTCATTTTATGCACACGGGTTAgaagatcttgctccacatgtgacaacTGTAGGGACACGAAAGGATGTTTGTTATGATATCTCCAATTCGTTCGCTCATTAATAAGATGTAGAGGTATtctacttttgaatttttgaaaaaaactaagtcttttatacctcaggaatagattaccttagctgtatttaacaaaacgtttaggaattttggtcctcaatgctcttccacttcgtactttattttgccttttaaactcttttggattcgagcgtcactgattagtattttgtaaacgtcattaaaaaatttaaccctggtacctatgatgagtttatcttcAATGAAAACCAACCCAACGACACAAACaacaaaaagaacataaaaaaaaacaagaatgaacAGCTAAAACCACTCATggcaaaattttaacaaaactagATGTTACCATAGAAGAGTatgataatattatttattaggttatttaccatgtttacctttaagataacaaaaaatgCCATTTCGGATGCACTAGTTACTGAGCAAATTGTAATGACCGGCTAACAAATCACTTGATGCAATTATTCGTAATACTAACCTACATCTGATTTATTTCTCCATTTTTCATCCAATATCAAGAGAAATTTTTGCCAGCCGAGCGATAACTATttgtttttttccttcttttatcTGTTGTTTACACATATTTATTCTTTCGGTTGTATAATTTTAGTTCGGAGGCAAAGAGACAGAGGCTAGAAAATCAGATAGGAATTTTGCAGACACAGTAAGCTGATTTGTTTGAACTGTGTACTAATGCTCCAACATTTTATACTTTCCAATCTTTTTTGTGCACATATTGAGAGGCGTATTAAGGGGGTGGTATGGTGCAAAAATTAGGTAGATTATTTCGGGAATCACTTAAGCATAACTGGAgcccaacttatgaaaatttctggaacCGCCACTTATATTGACCTGTGTTACCTATAGCATCGATGAGTACCGATACCTAGTTATACGTTATGTTTGAtgctataaaatattttcatataaaattctaGAGATTTgaatttcaaacattaaaaaatcaaaactacTAAATTTCAGTAGAAAAATAAGTCTTTGTGGTTAAATTTTCCAAATATATGCATCTCTTAATGCTCTATATATAATCTGCCACGGAACGTTAGCTGTCGTCCATCATCATCTATGTATAAGGATGCTAACTATAACATAATCAGATAAGAGATAAGATATATTTCATTACCAATTAAGGACCCACAAGGGGCATATAGAGAATACAAGTATAAGGAAAAAGAAcatctcgtttttatatagattagaccgttggttttcccgtttgtatggttgtacatttctattttttggggcccttaatagcttgctgttcgttgtgatccaaggctttgtgttgaaagccgtaccttGACcaatactggtttacttttatgaatcgttatttagatggagagttgtctcattggcactcataccacatcttcctatatctatctaagtcattttggtctcttgttaagtgtctcattggtaatcataccacatcttcttttgtacaTCTAAATCATTTTGACTTAAATAAATTTTCCAACAGCATTAAGAACCTGATTGTCTTCACagcttaataaatatatatatttctgctgATTGTTTAGTAAAGAAAAGTCATGCATTTTATGGCAAACAAggtcaaagagagcatctctaTCAGACTAAAATTTTCACAAGGAGTTAAAAATAGATTTCACCTTTAACTGTCAGAGGAGCAGTTTTTTGGCAAATTCTCTTCATTTCGTGGAATATTAGAATTAGAAAAACGACCAAATTCAATTTGAAGCTTATGAGCGGATATACGCAATTTACAAATAGCTCTTCTAAAATCTAACTTCTTAACCAAAGAGAGATAATTCTTATAGCcaacattttgtttaattgtttaaattataaataaattgaaaaatttccCATCAGATGCATTTGTTTTGCTCACAAACCAATTGTTAATATATTTATTGGAATTAATTTGTGAGATATCTTCCAAACTTTATATTGTACAAAATGCTTTACTtcatgtttaatttcaaaaatataatattttgcgAAAAGTTTGATATTATGTTTAACCGTATTAGTAGATTTCTATTTATAGCAACACTCCATTAGAGTAtcattaatgttttattttaccaAAGTCTTACTTTTGATAATCGCAATTTTGATTAAGCATCCACACTCTTGTTTTCAGACTGGGTGAACTCACGAGACAAAATGAGGGACTTTGTAACAGGTAAAGGAAACTTGAAATCTTTTGATAACACTTCTCTACTGatattgttacaaaataaaaggAGAGTATACGctttcatgttatgaagtttaacAACCATGTGCTTTTGTTCTTCTTAGTGGATATTCTTGTATTCTCTATCAAAATGTTTAATCACCGGAAATGGTCGACAACAATGAAAACTAAGTATAATGTAATGAGACATTTTGATGTTTAgttcttttaaacaaaatttctAGTCTATAGAATGCTGAATTCGTTTTAATCTATTCACTGTTTATATTGGGTTAAGGATAGTCTTTAACCAACTTTCATTTTGCTTTTTcttatttaacatttttgtttttactcaTCATGAGCATATTACTTACTTATTTACTAACTTGCGGTTTGTTACTGATACAGGCACTAGGTTCCTCTTCACCAGTCTCTCAATCTaaatctttatcttttatattattttttgataCATCATTTTTTCTTGATAAAACAATAAGAAAATGTCATATGACTGCcaaagacaactctctacaacaGTCTGAACGACAAAGAAGTTTAAAACAACTTTACGACATTGGACAAGCGTTAACAATAATCACAACGCACAAGCTTTAAGACTAAATTACTAGTAATATAAAAGCTTTATGAACTACTATTAACTTCTTATGAcaaattatatttacattaacATTTCATCTGTATGTAATTTCAAGAGGAAGAATGACAGATAAATGGATGTAAAAATATCAGGTTGGTTGCAATGATATGATGTTGCATCAAAACATatcttttattgcaaaatctTAGGGTAAAAATAGAACTTGGATGAATACCATTTGTTTTGTAATTACTGACTATAACCACATTCTGAAGAATTGATAAAATcctttttttctgtcatttttaatctttattttataatgaGTTTGACCAATTAGTCAAAAATAATAGTTTAAATGTAACTTTTTTCAGCCACCATGAGGAAACAACTAGAAACCAAAGAGAAATAGAACAATTACAACAATGGAATAAAAGTAACGAGTTAAGGTAACAATATTAACAAATGATACTTATGTATATAATTGAAACTGAGACATATCATAACATTAATTAAATCAAGCAAGCATTACAATGTGATATCAACGGATaatctaaatcatttatataccAAACTATTTGTATGTTGTTAAACTGGCTTTTACTTTGTAAAAGTGTcaatatagtaatgaatgttgtTATTAACCGaagtatttgaaattttataaagtaCTTGCTGTCCATACAAAATTACTAGATAATTCTAGATTATGAGGATACTAATAAATAAAGTGATTTACATTTCGGTAAAACTGAATAATAATAAGACCATGTTTTGATCCATTGAATTTGAAATTCAAAAAGGATTTTAAAGATGTCGACCAAAAAGATTCATGTCAGATACCACTAAAAGTTTATTAATACTAATTTTGGCAATTTTACTTCGTTTTGATATGTTCCCTTTTTATGCATGAATAAAGCAACATTTAACTAAAAAGAAGGTCATCTACAAAGTTGGAAGTTAAGAGTGGGACGgttgcaacatgtggagcaggatctgcttacccttccggagcacctaatatcacccctagtttttggtggggttcgtgttgcgtattccttagttttctatgtttgttATGTCaagtgttctattgtttgtctgtttgtcttctttaattcatagccaggcgttgtcagtttattttcgatttatgagtttgactttccctctggtatctttcgtccctcttttaaataccttttggtatctttgatgggattttacatgcattttattttcCATAAATCTATATATTCTATTATCTACTATGTTCTGGCTATCCCAAATGAAATTCTTCAACAAAAAAAGCACCATATGAATTCACTCAATGTTCCTTTTGAAggtattgaaaacaaaatgttgtgTTTGCAACTTTAAGGGATTATTcatagtcattttaaaaaagacgTGTACTCATTTGTCTTTTCAGGAATAAATTACTTAGCAATTGGGTGTAATTTCTTTTACTCATTATATTCTCTATATGAATTTTTTCCCCACAATTATTTATTAATAGGATTACTGAATTGATTCGAGAAAGAGATGAATTGAAAAAGGCAAAAGACGAGGCACTTTCAAGGTAAAAACAAGGGAAATACAAAACCTTCTTTTGGTTTTTAGAGACagtaatttcaaaagaaaaaaatgtaaattgctTTCCTAAGTtatgtttttgttcttttttttctctttggaacatatttcaaattttgaaaatgatcaaACCTTAAACATTTTTGCAAGTGCAACACTATAGCTATCATGATGGAAATAAATGCAATTTTATAGGTTAAGTGAGATGATGGGTGTAAAATTGAGAGAGAATAATCCTGCCATCACTGACTTAAATGATCCAAATCGTCCAATGAAACTTGGAGAACAGTTTAATGAGCTCTATGAAAATGAATGGACAGAAGCATTTTTAGAGCTACAAGATTTGAAAACTGACGACACTTCGTTAAATGAAGAACAGGCTGTCacaattttactgaatatattaaAGGTGAATAAATATGTAGTCAATTTCACAATTGAAAAGTTATTTGAGTATTGTTGATATGACacaattatttgataaatatgtagCATTACatcatgattttttaaaaacaaagaaaccCAATATACCAGCCGGAGTCCGAACCCATTAACAGTAACCCTCCCATCTACCAAACGAGTTAAAGGGTACCAGGAAGAACAAGTTTTATGTCTTATGATTTCAATCCGCAGGACCAAAAGTGTTTGAAGCAAGTTTATGCGTTTcgctcagttttagtttgtatctTTTCTCAATCgggatttatgagtttcgaacagcagtatactactgttgcctttaattataACACATACTTTTCATTTCAATTGAAAAAGGTATCAactaattttgtatatttaaagaatGTATTTcatcaaaatctaaaaaaaataaattcagtttAAATGTACAttcatttcatttgatatacaggTCGACGTTTGTCGTAAATAAATacaattcaattttatattttcaatctacATTATGACTTTTTTCATAGGAGACAAATGAGCAGGGTATTGCAGAATTGACACTTCAATTATCTGGCTTGCTGCAGTCAGTTCAGGTCAGTTTGTATaagtattagttttttttttggggggggagggaCCACAGAACATGCGTGATATATGCTTTCCACTGGGCCTTAAGCAAACATCAATGAATAAAACTATAACTGTACTCATGTTTTATCTATATATCGATACCATGTCATACATTGATTAATTTGTCTAGTTTACTGCAAAGCATAACGACATACTTACTTAACGACAAAATACATTAGTTTTAAGAGAGTAAAAAATATCTCCTCAAATGTAATTGCATCATTGCTCATTATTTaatttgcattattgaaattaTTAGATCTGACGTTTATCACACTGAAACTAAAACTGACATTCTTCTGAAGCCATAGTtaacataaaacaataacaacatatatatagatgTTTAACCTTATGTTCTAactaattatgttttatttgtttagggTCTTCCTGAAGATGATATCAAAGATTTTATCAAATCAATCAAAGATGCGTATAAAGCTAATTCAGGGAAATATGCTTCCTTAATACACAAGGTATGTTGATAGTTTTTTGAATCTTTGAGATTCAGAATTGTAATCACCCATGACTAGTGATATTTGTCGTGTCTAGGGAACAAAATCATAcatctttttaataaaaaaaaaaaaccagtatttCAAGACCAATAATCttaataatatattaaatttCCTTATGTTAATGTTAGATAAAAATTAATTTGTCTTAGATTTTTGTTGTGCCAAATGTAGGAAGATTTTAATTTAAACTACAATATTTTAATGCTGATAAAACCGTGTTGCATAGtaatttcaattttgtaaaactctCAATCAGAATCTTAAATTGATAGTAAGGAAGACACTTTTTAGTATGTTTAGTCGTCATAACTTGATGACTTTTTACTGTTGAATGTAAACTATGTTCTATTATTTACTTTTAGAAAATTAGTACGGACGCTCTACATTGCCCAACAGTCGTAAAGTATTTTCAATGTTGTGAGTCGTATATAGAAAACTGTGCAAAGATCTGCTACCTAGCGGCTGTACAAGATCCTCCTATGTTGCTTCATTTTGACCCAGATAATGTGTACGataaacaaattttcaaagaGTACACAACAATGGGACGCAGAGTAAAGTTTTTGGTGTGGCCTGCTTTATTTTTGCACAAAGGTGGTCCTCTTCTTTCAAAAGGGGTTGTGCAACCTTTACCAGATGTTGATTGAACCTTTATTCTTCAAGTTATTTAATCACAACGATAAATATATTATACCTAGAACCATTATTTATGTTTTCATTCAATATTATACATATTCTGATATCAGTACATGTAGGAGATATGCTTGAATATCATTAATAATTAAGGTTATGTAATATAAGgcaggtaaataaaataaaagttttagttAAAAATGAATTTCTAAGTTATTAATTTCAAACTAGTTGCAGTACCATTAAAGTCAGATTATGGGATTTAGTATTTAGTATGTCTGGTTCAATTGAAGTAAGGAAGAATACTATAGGTTTGTTGTCATAGGTAAATgcccaaatatttgaaagctagGGATGTATAAAACACGTAAAACGTTATGAGCTTTCTGACAAAAGGGACATTCATTTAAAGTCATCATTGTATAAGAGAGTTAGAACCTTAATTTCTATGAGCTTTAATATCAAAGGGACCTTGAAAAAATAGCCGAAATGTAcgataatattatttatttatgtatttctctgtcttcagtattcttgcatttattttcacTGTATTCCtgtcttttaatgttgtcattttagtggtatTTTTATCATTGCCTTAAAGTGCGATGTTTTGctagcaacaaaaccaggttcaacccaccatttttcttgaaatgtcctgtaacaagtcaggaatagggcagatgttatcttatagttcgtttctatgtttatttcattgtcgtttgttttttgttgcacttcagtgtttcttatgtttcgttgttttcctcttatagttgatgtgtttccctcggttttagtttgtaacccgtatttgttttctctcaatcgatttatgactttggaacagcggtatataactgttgcctttatttatttattgatgttGGAACCGTAATTTCGTAATTCGTTACCGagatttttttatgtatgttttaatTCATGTATGTCAGTACATCTATAAAACGTTTAACAATTCAATACAATTtcgattatgaataatacatTTGAATCATGTTTACTCTGAACATTAGGACACAATGTTCCATATTGacagaaatattgtttttaactttttgcaCTGTAGTAATACATAATCTGGAATTTGTGAGGTTTGCTTTCAAGGCGATATCTTGCTTGTCATATTACAAATGCGCGAAATAATGATTTTCGAAGGAGTAAGCGTTTTGTTGGAATGAAAACTCTACTGATAATGTGATAACGAGAATATGATATGTCCTGGCATTTATTTGCTGGATTAAGTCAATACACGACATGCATTTTACTAAATATAcactgttatttggatggagagttgtctcattggcactcgcactacatcttcctatatctacttatcCCAATACTTAAAAATAACAGAATTGAGTGTTGATGTTAAACCTTAAATAAGTGGATTTCCAATTCATAATACACCTTCGTGTACAAGTATCCACCAAACACCAAAATAAATCAGGATTTAATAGAATACAGATAccaaagcaattttttttaaaccgaTACGCCAAATTACAAGGTGTAATCGATTACGGGTTCTATATGGTTTTCAACGATTTGAAAAACCAATGTGTATAACAGGCTACAAAAGACTCTAAAATAACAGAATAGCCTGTCGTTTCATAGCTGCGTTCATTAAATGCTCTAATGGTAAATCGTGTCATAACTGGAACTATTGAATGCTATGATTGTAAGCCGtttcagttgttatccattcgttcgatgtgtttgagctttttttttttgccatttgcatatggactttctgtttagaattttcaTCCGAGCtcgttttaatgttatttttagtTTTGTCCTGTTTAGGTGTTTCATTGCTGGAATCATTGAATGTTCTGAAGGTTAGCTGCTTCATTGCTAGAATCATTGGATGTTCTGATGGTTGGCTGTTTCATAGCTGGATTTATTAGATGATCTTATGGTTAGCTGTTTCATTGCTGGAATTACTGGATGATCTAATGGTTAGTTGCTTCATAGCAGGAATCATTAAAAGGTCTAGTAGTTAGAAGTTCAATAGAGCTCTGGAATACTTCAATGCTCCAATGGTCAGCGGTTTGAAAGCTTGAATCCTTGAATGCCGTCATGATCATCCTTTTCAAAGTTCGAATAACTGTTTCTGATGCTCAACTGTTTAATGGCTGTAACCATGGAATGTTCCGTTGGTTAGCCCTTTCAAAGATACAACTATCAGTTTTTGGACGGAGCTCCCAGGAGCTCAATCTTTACCGGTGCCACGATAAATAAGACAGAATTTGATTTGTATCCGCGTTAAACAGATTGTTGTTAGCTTCTAACAAGTAAGAAAACAACTCGATGCAATAAAGTTAAAAGAGCGGCGAAAGCTACCAAAGGTAAAaccaaactcataagtcgaaaataaactgacaacgtcatgtcTAAACAAGAAAacgacaaacatacaaacaacatAACACAAAACATGACTTGAAGTAATCACTAAGTAACACCAACCCCATCAAATATTAGGGTTGATCTCAATCAAATGAAAGATGAAAAACAGAGAGAATACACAGGCAAAATGAAGAAAAAGACAAAAGTTATAATTCACTAAAACATCCAGAAAGTGACGATCGACATATTGAGAAATAATGTGCATTCGGTTGCTCTCTTGCTTTACTAGATGCAACCATCAAATCAATTATTCCTTAAAAAATCAGATAAGTCTCATTTAATGAAGTCGTCACAAACACGAAACGGTTACAGGAGTTGTGACTACGACAGTTATATCAacatgtatctgtattttacagTAATATTTATAGTTATTGTAGAACATTGATATATAGATATACCAAAAGGcacaaaaagaataatataaataccaaactccaaggtaaattcagaaaGGGGAAGTCCATAATCTGACAAAATTAAACATTATGAACTAACggaacgaatagaaaacaactgtaataatcctgacagctatttgatttatttactttgtatataaatgccGGTTTTACCACAACTTTGAAATTGGACTGTCACCGGAAAAAGAAGTAAGGGTAGGGATTGGAATTTTGTCTTTCAAAAAGTCAGAACGCAACATTAAAAAGTTGCCACAAGCATTCGTTTTCATGGAAGGAGCATTCGTTATCTTTCTAGTCAAACTACATATTACTCTGTATTAAATATGAATTCTTCACACCAAAACGGACGACTATGAGCACCATATGTTTCCCTAGTTATATGCAGTATTCATAGTCCTatccatttttatttaatttaataaaattgaaaagatgTATTTTGATTTCATTGAAACCGGgtattataataatattgaataaaaaatcatCCTTTTTGTATTGCTCATAACATGACCTCTTACGTTCTGTAGATACCCgatttaataaaaatgattttcttgatttttttctattataagtTGTATTAATATGATATCTGATGTAAAAGATATATAGatacttatttttcattttttcttttatctatatCGAATggttatatttttgtatgtattcTTTTGATATCAAACTAAAAACATTTATCGGGCAttggtattttttattttgcGTTTCATCaaagttttacaatttttacattATATTATGCTTTCTTGGAATGATGCCATTGGCGTATTCCCAAAATCCAGTGTATTTCAATATACAGTCATGCAATGTATCGAGCTTCCACTATACATTGAGGAGCTGTTACAGAAACATTACCCTGGGAACATTTCTACAAAAACAGAACATTGAACGCAGAGATACATACAGTTGTAGTTGATAAAATGCAGATTGTTGTAATCGTACTTGTTTTGTTTGTTACCAAAAATTCTTATGGGTACAGAAACTATGTGATTAGGCAAATGGAACGAAACCTGAATGATCTGAAAAACATGAAATGGTGTAAAGGAACTGTGAAAGGTATCTGAACTAATTTTTACTTTCTTCACTAGTTCATCTTGTTCCTAAGTTTGACTTTCTACTATGAGTTTCAATGGTACTTTAAGTGGGTAGATTATCGGATATATTTGAATATAACGTTTAGCAGCTAATTCAAAATGCATATCAGAGCTAGGACTTGTCAaaatttatatacatgatatccCTATTTTTGTGTTAAATCAACATAATAAACAAGAATTTGAACGTGTTAATCTCCTGATAACATAATAGAAAGACTTGCTATCAACCGGGAAATTATGACTCGTCTGAGTGAAAAGTCATCTTTGATCTT of the Mytilus galloprovincialis chromosome 8, xbMytGall1.hap1.1, whole genome shotgun sequence genome contains:
- the LOC143085169 gene encoding uncharacterized protein LOC143085169 isoform X3, yielding MGKHKSNHHQAQKQTITRDKDNRMSNESLILSIEEDHETNLERWKKALQNVHIKWVLIEPFRRLLERLLLTFPRLRKLGRCLLSCCKCVLDLFGFSNWTSRKRSQPTYSESDDDPLLNPSEAKRQRLENQIGILQTQLGELTRQNEGLCNSHHEETTRNQREIEQLQQWNKSNELRITELIRERDELKKAKDEALSRLSEMMGVKLRENNPAITDLNDPNRPMKLGEQFNELYENEWTEAFLELQDLKTDDTSLNEEQAVTILLNILKETNEQGIAELTLQLSGLLQSVQGLPEDDIKDFIKSIKDAYKANSGKYASLIHKKISTDALHCPTVVKYFQCCESYIENCAKICYLAAVQDPPMLLHFDPDNVYDKQIFKEYTTMGRRVKFLVWPALFLHKGGPLLSKGVVQPLPDVD
- the LOC143085169 gene encoding uncharacterized protein LOC143085169 isoform X7: MGKHKSNHHQAQKQTITRDKDNRMSNESLILSIEEDHETNLERWKKALQNVHIKWVLIEPFRRLLERLLLTFPRLSRKRSQPTYSESDDDPLLNPSEAKRQRLENQIGILQTQLGELTRQNEGLCNSHHEETTRNQREIEQLQQWNKSNELRITELIRERDELKKAKDEALSRLSEMMGVKLRENNPAITDLNDPNRPMKLGEQFNELYENEWTEAFLELQDLKTDDTSLNEEQAVTILLNILKETNEQGIAELTLQLSGLLQSVQGLPEDDIKDFIKSIKDAYKANSGKYASLIHKKISTDALHCPTVVKYFQCCESYIENCAKICYLAAVQDPPMLLHFDPDNVYDKQIFKEYTTMGRRVKFLVWPALFLHKGGPLLSKGVVQPLPDVD
- the LOC143085169 gene encoding uncharacterized protein LOC143085169 isoform X6, translating into MSNESLILSIEEDHETNLERWKKALQNVHIKWVLIEPFRRLLERLLLTFPRLRKLGRCLLSCCKCVLDLFGFSNWTSRKRSQPTYSESDDDPLLNPSEAKRQRLENQIGILQTQLGELTRQNEGLCNSHHEETTRNQREIEQLQQWNKSNELRITELIRERDELKKAKDEALSRLSEMMGVKLRENNPAITDLNDPNRPMKLGEQFNELYENEWTEAFLELQDLKTDDTSLNEEQAVTILLNILKETNEQGIAELTLQLSGLLQSVQGLPEDDIKDFIKSIKDAYKANSGKYASLIHKKISTDALHCPTVVKYFQCCESYIENCAKICYLAAVQDPPMLLHFDPDNVYDKQIFKEYTTMGRRVKFLVWPALFLHKGGPLLSKGVVQPLPDVD
- the LOC143085169 gene encoding uncharacterized protein LOC143085169 isoform X4 — its product is MLEAAGLTGKHKSNHHQAQKQTITRDKDNRMSNESLILSIEEDHETNLERWKKALQNVHIKWVLIEPFRRLLERLLLTFPRLSRKRSQPTYSESDDDPLLNPSEAKRQRLENQIGILQTQLGELTRQNEGLCNSHHEETTRNQREIEQLQQWNKSNELRITELIRERDELKKAKDEALSRLSEMMGVKLRENNPAITDLNDPNRPMKLGEQFNELYENEWTEAFLELQDLKTDDTSLNEEQAVTILLNILKETNEQGIAELTLQLSGLLQSVQGLPEDDIKDFIKSIKDAYKANSGKYASLIHKKISTDALHCPTVVKYFQCCESYIENCAKICYLAAVQDPPMLLHFDPDNVYDKQIFKEYTTMGRRVKFLVWPALFLHKGGPLLSKGVVQPLPDVD
- the LOC143085169 gene encoding uncharacterized protein LOC143085169 isoform X8; the encoded protein is MLEAAGLTGKHKSNHHQAQKQTITRDKDNRMSNESLILSIEEDHETNLERWKKALQNVHIKWVLIEPFRRLLERLLLTFPRLSRKRSQPTYSESDDDPLLNPSEAKRQRLENQIGILQTHHHEETTRNQREIEQLQQWNKSNELRITELIRERDELKKAKDEALSRLSEMMGVKLRENNPAITDLNDPNRPMKLGEQFNELYENEWTEAFLELQDLKTDDTSLNEEQAVTILLNILKETNEQGIAELTLQLSGLLQSVQGLPEDDIKDFIKSIKDAYKANSGKYASLIHKKISTDALHCPTVVKYFQCCESYIENCAKICYLAAVQDPPMLLHFDPDNVYDKQIFKEYTTMGRRVKFLVWPALFLHKGGPLLSKGVVQPLPDVD
- the LOC143085169 gene encoding uncharacterized protein LOC143085169 isoform X1: MLEAAGLTGKHKSNHHQAQKQTITRDKDNRMSNESLILSIEEDHETNLERWKKALQNVHIKWVLIEPFRRLLERLLLTFPRLRKLGRCLLSCCKCVLDLFGFSNWTSRKRSQPTYSESDDDPLLNPSEAKRQRLENQIGILQTQLGELTRQNEGLCNSHHEETTRNQREIEQLQQWNKSNELRITELIRERDELKKAKDEALSRLSEMMGVKLRENNPAITDLNDPNRPMKLGEQFNELYENEWTEAFLELQDLKTDDTSLNEEQAVTILLNILKETNEQGIAELTLQLSGLLQSVQGLPEDDIKDFIKSIKDAYKANSGKYASLIHKKISTDALHCPTVVKYFQCCESYIENCAKICYLAAVQDPPMLLHFDPDNVYDKQIFKEYTTMGRRVKFLVWPALFLHKGGPLLSKGVVQPLPDVD